One genomic window of Cellulophaga sp. Hel_I_12 includes the following:
- a CDS encoding AlpA family transcriptional regulator, whose protein sequence is MNEQENVVDLLQDIKGLLTHTKKVFNIDDLVNYTGLSKSKIYKLSQLKLIPAGNNKHIRQLFFNKEEIDAWLIGEPNLSDEFLEQQFNEQLLQHKKSGL, encoded by the coding sequence GTGGACTTATTGCAGGATATAAAAGGCCTGCTTACCCACACTAAAAAAGTATTTAACATCGATGACCTTGTGAACTATACAGGATTATCCAAGAGTAAAATCTATAAACTTTCCCAGCTTAAACTGATACCGGCAGGAAACAACAAGCACATCCGTCAGCTATTCTTTAATAAAGAGGAAATCGATGCATGGCTTATTGGGGAGCCTAACTTATCCGATGAATTTCTAGAACAGCAATTCAATGAACAGTTGTTGCAGCATAAAAAATCTGGATTATGA
- a CDS encoding primase-helicase family protein, which translates to MKDPTYIRVGTYYYKLVYVPTMAGHFNEIIVPWTLETIRQDHGRDFIGTIKKYDGFTCLPSHIHFKRDCHGFYNTYAPLPHKLQEGDYPYTLQLLKHIFGQQLNLGMDYLQLLFQKPIQMLPILCLVSKERSTGKTTFLKWLKTVFDNNLTYLTNDSFSSQFNSDWNNKLLICIDEVLFNKEELTERIKYLSTTNFNKLEAKGKDKREVEFFGKFILCSNNEDNFIKIDSNETRFWVLKIPPLKKEVTGFLDCLESEIPAFLYHLHHRELTSPNSTRMWFSPAQIKTMALKNLMQNNGNRVEKELASIFLSAMETLELEEISVCPLDALELLNRTRIKTDLTQLRHILKRDWKLVNQENSMAYRKLMIWQGGGMGLTDAKGRYYSIKKDFLLKHFRE; encoded by the coding sequence ATGAAAGACCCAACTTATATCCGCGTTGGTACTTACTATTATAAGCTAGTATATGTGCCAACTATGGCTGGACATTTCAATGAAATTATTGTACCATGGACATTGGAAACAATACGCCAAGATCATGGAAGGGATTTTATTGGAACTATTAAAAAGTATGATGGATTTACCTGTCTCCCTAGCCACATTCACTTTAAAAGGGATTGCCATGGTTTCTATAACACATATGCTCCATTACCTCATAAACTTCAAGAAGGAGATTATCCCTATACGTTGCAACTCTTAAAGCATATTTTCGGTCAGCAACTGAACCTTGGGATGGATTATTTACAGCTGTTATTTCAAAAACCGATCCAAATGCTACCAATCTTGTGTTTGGTATCTAAGGAACGGTCTACGGGTAAGACCACATTTCTTAAATGGTTAAAAACGGTATTCGACAATAATTTAACTTATTTAACCAACGATAGCTTCAGCAGTCAATTCAATTCAGATTGGAATAACAAGCTGTTGATCTGCATAGACGAGGTATTGTTTAACAAAGAAGAATTGACCGAACGGATCAAGTACCTGAGCACCACCAATTTCAATAAATTGGAAGCTAAGGGAAAAGATAAAAGAGAAGTAGAGTTCTTTGGAAAGTTCATTCTTTGTAGCAATAACGAAGACAACTTTATAAAAATTGATTCCAATGAGACTCGGTTTTGGGTGTTGAAAATACCACCATTGAAAAAGGAGGTAACAGGATTTCTAGACTGTCTAGAATCCGAAATACCAGCATTCCTTTATCATTTACACCACCGAGAATTAACTAGTCCCAATAGCACCCGAATGTGGTTCTCGCCCGCTCAGATTAAGACTATGGCTTTGAAGAACTTAATGCAAAACAATGGAAACCGAGTGGAGAAGGAATTAGCCAGCATTTTTCTGAGTGCTATGGAAACCCTGGAATTAGAGGAAATAAGCGTATGTCCCTTAGATGCCCTCGAGCTATTGAACCGTACCCGAATCAAAACTGATCTCACTCAATTGAGGCATATTCTTAAGAGGGATTGGAAGCTTGTGAACCAAGAAAACTCTATGGCTTATAGAAAATTAATGATTTGGCAGGGCGGAGGAATGGGATTAACCGATGCTAAGGGAAGATACTATTCTATAAAAAAAGATTTTCTACTAAAACATTTTAGAGAATGA
- a CDS encoding toprim domain-containing protein, whose protein sequence is MDKKRTTRLSCERARAFPIEKALAKLEHFPIRETEKEAWFLSPFRSETQASFKVSKKLNRWYDHGQGIGGNVIDLVCLLNNLSVKETLQWLEADQISFSFHQQSFFKEQNNMGLQILHAKPIWHFGLLKYLFERRISISTAAQLCKEVHFMNKQKRYFAIGLQNISGGWELRNKYCKSSTSPKDISYFKDGKDKLIITEGMFDMLSLIEIHKNLQEEYDFLILNSTTFIKRAMTHLEDYDEIDLYLDNDSNGKLTTENLLKVSNKFKDKSKLYEGFKDMNEWLMNCSKESMEQRIQDVFLLPQKQTCFSPDGCKENKK, encoded by the coding sequence ATGGATAAGAAAAGAACAACTAGACTATCCTGTGAAAGAGCTCGAGCTTTTCCAATCGAAAAGGCGCTGGCAAAACTCGAGCACTTTCCGATCAGAGAAACAGAGAAAGAAGCTTGGTTTCTGAGTCCGTTCCGCTCAGAAACCCAAGCCTCTTTCAAGGTATCCAAGAAACTAAATAGATGGTACGACCATGGTCAAGGAATCGGTGGTAATGTAATCGATTTGGTTTGCCTACTCAACAATCTCTCTGTAAAAGAAACTCTCCAATGGTTGGAAGCAGATCAAATCTCTTTTTCTTTTCATCAGCAATCCTTTTTTAAAGAACAAAATAATATGGGGTTGCAAATTTTACATGCAAAACCAATATGGCATTTTGGATTATTAAAGTATTTGTTTGAACGAAGGATTTCTATTTCCACAGCTGCCCAGCTTTGCAAGGAGGTTCATTTTATGAATAAACAGAAAAGGTACTTCGCGATAGGATTGCAAAATATTTCAGGGGGATGGGAACTTCGAAATAAATATTGTAAAAGTTCTACCTCTCCAAAAGATATTTCCTATTTCAAAGACGGCAAGGATAAACTTATCATTACCGAAGGAATGTTTGATATGCTCTCTCTAATAGAAATCCATAAAAACCTCCAAGAAGAATATGATTTTTTAATATTGAACTCCACTACGTTCATAAAAAGAGCCATGACACATTTAGAGGATTATGATGAAATAGACCTCTATCTAGACAATGATTCTAATGGAAAACTCACCACTGAAAACTTACTTAAAGTATCTAACAAATTCAAAGACAAATCAAAGCTTTATGAAGGATTCAAAGATATGAACGAATGGTTAATGAACTGTTCAAAAGAATCCATGGAGCAGAGAATTCAAGATGTGTTTTTGTTGCCACAAAAACAAACTTGCTTTTCGCCCGATGGTTGCAAAGAAAATAAAAAATGA